From the genome of Nicotiana sylvestris chromosome 2, ASM39365v2, whole genome shotgun sequence, one region includes:
- the LOC104223850 gene encoding pentatricopeptide repeat-containing protein At5g44230 — protein MVSLARKLIAPRNPIPRPISYELGNPEASQPFVPFSRLQETKLLESHLVSLLDHCSSLIQIKQVHAHVIRKSLDQCCYVLAKLLRMLTKINVPMDPYPRLVFHQVEYRNPFLWTSLIRGYCIQGPLKEAVRLYSAMRRENISPVSFTLTALLKGCSDELELNLGRQIHCQGTKLGGFCKDLFVHNTLIDMYVECGWLDSGRKVFDEMPDRDVISWTSLIVAYSKAGDMMAAAELFERLPVKDLVAWTAMVSGFAQNAKPREALEFFHRMQCGGVQTDEVTLIGVISACAQLGTAKYANWVRDVAGGYGFGPANHVMVGSALIDMYSKCGNVEEAYKVFEKMKEKNVFSYSSMIVGFAMHGCANAALDLFEEMVKTEVKPNKVTFIGVLMACTHVGLVERGRHLFDMMEKHYGVEPSVEHYACMIDLLGRAGQLEEALQLIKAMPMEPNSGVWGALLGACRIHGNPEIAQVAASRLFELEPGSIGNYVLLANTYASAGRWEDVLGVRKLIKQKLLRKDPSRSWIEGKEGMIHEFYAGDMTHLKSKEIKEALEDLVGRLEKHGYEPNLSSVPYDLSEEHKKRILLTHSEKLALAYGLLITDTGSIIRIMKNLRICEDCHSFMCGASQVIGREIIIRDNKRFHHFRNGVCSCGNFW, from the coding sequence ATGGTTTCTCTAGCTCGGAAGCTGATCGCACCGAGGAACCCTATCCCAAGACCCATAAGCTACGAGCTCGGAAACCCAGAAGCTTCGCAGCCCTTCGTCCCATTTTCCCGTCTTCAAGAGACAAAGCTCTTAGAATCCCATCTGGTTTCACTTCTCGACCACTGTAGCAGCCTAATTCAAATCAAACAAGTTCATGCTCACGTTATTCGCAAAAGTCTTGACCAATGCTGTTATGTTCTCGCAAAGCTACTCCGTATGCTCACAAAAATCAATGTCCCAATGGACCCATATCCCCGTCTTGTATTTCATCAAGTGGAATACCGTAACCCTTTTCTATGGACCTCTTTAATTCGGGGTTATTGTATTCAAGGACCATTGAAAGAGGCAGTGCGTTTGTATAGTGCTATGAGAAGGGAAAATATATCCCCTGTTTCTTTTACTTTGACGGCTTTGCTCAAGGGTTGTAGCGATGAACTTGAGTTGAATTTAGGTAGACAGATTCATTGTCAGGGCACAAAGCTTGGTGGGTTCTGTAAGGATTTGTTTGTTCATAATACTTTAATTGATATGTATGTAGAATGTGGCTGGTTGGATAGTGGTCGAAAGGTGTTCGATGAAATGCCTGATAGGGACGTGATTTCGTGGACTTCGTTGATCGTCGCGTATTCGAAGGCTGGAGATATGATGGCAGCTGCTGAGCTGTTTGAGAGATTGCCTGTGAAAGATTTGGTTGCATGGACGGCTATGGTGTCGGGTTTTGCGCAGAATGCTAAACCGAGGGAGGCGTTGGAGTTCTTTCATAGGATGCAGTGTGGAGGTGTGCAGACTGATGAGGTGACACTGATTGGGGTTATTTCAGCTTGTGCGCAGTTGGGAACTGCTAAGTATGCAAATTGGGTTCGTGATGTGGCTGGGGGATATGGTTTTGGACCTGCCAATCATGTCATGGTCGGATCTGCATTGATTGATATGTACTCCAAGTGTGGGAATGTGGAGGAGGCATACAAGGTTTTCGAGAAGATGAAGGAAAAGAACGTGTTCTCATATAGTTCGATGATTGTGGGTTTTGCAATGCATGGATGTGCGAATGCTGCATTGGATTTGTTCGAAGAAATGGTGAAAACTGAGGTAAAGCCTAATAAGGTGACATTCATTGGTGTTCTTATGGCTTGTACTCATGTAGGTTTGGTAGAACGGGGTCGACACTTGTTTGATATGATGGAGAAACATTATGGTGTTGAACCATCAGTAGAACACTATGCTTGCATGATTGATCTCCTTGGCAGGGCTGGGCAACTAGAAGAAGCTCTTCAGCTTATCAAAGCTATGCCAATGGAGCCTAATAGTGGTGTCTGGGGAGCCCTACTAGGAGCTTGTCGGATTCATGGTAATCCTGAAATTGCACAAGTTGCTGCTAGCCGTTTATTTGAGCTTGAACCTGGTAGTATTGGAAACTATGTCCTGCTTGCCAATACATATGCTTCAGCAGGAAGGTGGGAAGATGTTTTAGGGGtaagaaaattaataaaacaaaaactGCTGAGAAAGGATCCTTCACGGAGCTGGATTGAGGGCAAGGAGGGGATGATTCATGAGTTCTACGCTGGTGATATGACCCACCTAAAGTCGAAAGAGATTAAGGAAGCACTTGAGGATCTTGTTGGTCGGCTTGAGAAACATGGCTATGAGCCAAACTTAAGTTCTGTGCCTTATGATCTGAGTGAGGAACATAAAAAGCGGATACTTCTCACACATAGTGAGAAGCTGGCTTTGGCATATGGGTTGCTTATTACTGATACTGGGTCTATCATTAGGATCATGAAAAATCTAAGAATATGTGAAGATTGCCACTCATTTATGTGCGGTGCATCTCAAGTCATTGGCAGGGAGATTATTATCAGGGATAACAAGAGATTTCACCATTTCCGAAATGGTGTATGCTCTTGTGGTAACTTTTGGTAA